Sequence from the Rhizobium sp. TH2 genome:
TCGCGGGCGGTGTGCTGATCGCGGCCGCCGTGATCTTCCTGCGCCGAAAGGGCGGAGCGGCCACAGTGGCTCCGCCTGAGCCGGTGGTGCTGGGACGGGGTACGGGCGCTTGAGCCTCGCCCTCGCCAGCGGGATCTGACGCATGTTCATGACGGGCAAGCTGCTATGGATCGTCGTCCAGCCGCTAACGCTGGCGCTGATCGTCAAGGTCCTCGCCTTCCTGATGCTCATCATTGGGCGGCGCAAGCTCGCCGGGTTCCTGTCGCTCCTGGCGGGTACGATCCTGTTCGTGACACTCTTCACCACGACAGGCGCCTGGAGTCTGCAGACGCTCGAAGCGCGCTATGCGCGCCCGGCGCTGCCAACTGACGTCGCCTGCATGATCGTGCTCGGCGGTGGCTTCGATCTCGAAGTCACGGCCGGCCGCGGCGGCATGGAAATGAACCAGGCCGCCGACCGCTATATCGAGGCAGCGAGGCTCGCGCGGCTTTATCCGGTGGCGAAGATCCTGGTATCCGGAGGCGATGGCTCCTTCTCCGGCACCTACAAGGGTGACGCCGAACTCTCGGCCAAGTTCTTCCAGTCGATGGGCGTGGACCCTGCGCGCATCATCATGGAAAAGACCTCGCGCAACACGATCGAGAATGTCGCCGAAACCAAGACGCTGCTCGACGCCAACAAGCTCTCCGATTGTCTGCTGATCACCTCGGCCTACCACATGCCGCGCGCCAAGGCGCTCTTCGACGCCGAAGGCGTGATGACCATCCCCTGGCCGACCGACTATCGCGCCAACGGCAAGGTGGAATTCGGCCTGGACTTCACGCAACCCTCGCTGAACGCGGCCCTGACCTCGACGGCCATGCGCGAATGGGCGGCGCTGCTGAATGCCTACTTGCAGGGGAAGTCGGAGACGCTGGTGCCGTAGGTCAGATCGTGTCCGGCGTGATGCGCTGCCGGGCATGAAGAACGCGAACGATCTCGACGTGGTCCTCAGTGACTCGATAGAAAATCAGGTAGTTGCCCTCGACAAGTTGTCTTATGCCCGGCGCGATATCATCACGCGCCACGCCGGCATATGGAAAATCGGACAGGATATCTGGCCGCCGATCGAGATCATCGAGAAGTGTGTCGGCGGCACGAGGATCGTGCTCGCCCACGTGAAGCCAGATGTTGACAAGATCCTCTTCGGCGGCACTCGACCGGACGATGCGCAAAGCGTCACGAATTCGTTGGCGTTGCCGCAAGCCGGCGCCGCGCTTCAGCCTTGATATCGTCGATCGATCCGAAACGCCCCGGCCCGCTCTCAAGACCCGCATGCACCAAAGTTCGGAGTTCGTTGAGCGTGTAGCCGAA
This genomic interval carries:
- a CDS encoding YdcF family protein; this translates as MFMTGKLLWIVVQPLTLALIVKVLAFLMLIIGRRKLAGFLSLLAGTILFVTLFTTTGAWSLQTLEARYARPALPTDVACMIVLGGGFDLEVTAGRGGMEMNQAADRYIEAARLARLYPVAKILVSGGDGSFSGTYKGDAELSAKFFQSMGVDPARIIMEKTSRNTIENVAETKTLLDANKLSDCLLITSAYHMPRAKALFDAEGVMTIPWPTDYRANGKVEFGLDFTQPSLNAALTSTAMREWAALLNAYLQGKSETLVP
- a CDS encoding type II toxin-antitoxin system RelE/ParE family toxin, coding for MRIVRSSAAEEDLVNIWLHVGEHDPRAADTLLDDLDRRPDILSDFPYAGVARDDIAPGIRQLVEGNYLIFYRVTEDHVEIVRVLHARQRITPDTI